A single Cannabis sativa cultivar Pink pepper isolate KNU-18-1 chromosome 7, ASM2916894v1, whole genome shotgun sequence DNA region contains:
- the LOC115697179 gene encoding UBP1-associated protein 2C codes for MDLSKKRKIEENGVVSGEVHDSSSNSKLSPHDARKIIDRFTPDQLLDILQEAMIRHPDVLESVRSIADSDTSQRKLFIRGLGWDTTTDGLRSLFSAYGELEEAVVILDKTTGKSKGYGFVTFRHVDGAFLALKEPSKKIDGRMTVTQLAAAGNSGTNTTAPVSVADVSLRKIYVANVPYEMASDKLLAHFALYGEIEEGPLGFDKQTGKCRGYALFVYKTPEGAQAALVDPVKTIEGRQLNCKLAIDGKKGKQGGGGGGGGSGSDGNQSSMGGGGGGGHSGNASAHQPGGGQFSGPGGMGSYAGFSGPPSMSHHHHNNPVGMSAVGNQAASSLGGSGGGYGGPFSGYGGGPGSAGYGGLGGGPGGVGGGASSMYRLPPNSGGGPSGGYPESGHYGLSSSSAYPGQHHHQSGTSPLPRGPPGGMYPPPPYY; via the coding sequence atGGACCTCTCGAAGAAACGCAAGATAGAGGAGAACGGCGTCGTATCAGGCGAAGTACACGACTCCTCCTCCAATTCAAAACTCTCCCCTCACGACGCTCGCAAAATCATCGACCGATTCACTCCCGACCAACTCCTCGATATTCTCCAAGAAGCAATGATTCGCCACCCCGATGTTCTTGAATCAGTTCGTTCGATCGCCGATTCCGATACTTCTCAGCGCAAGCTTTTTATTAGAGGTCTTGGTTGGGACACCACAACCGATGGCCTTCGTTCTCTCTTCTCCGCTTACGGTGAGTTAGAAGAAGCTGTTGTTATTCTCGATAAAACCACTGGAAAGAGTAAAGGATATGGATTCGTTACTTTTAGGCACGTTGATGGCGCTTTTCTTGCTCTTAAAGAACCTAGTAAGAAGATTGATGGACGTATGACGGTGACTCAGCTAGCGGCGGCTGGTAATTCAGGTACGAACACCACTGCGCCTGTTTCTGTTGCTGATGTTTCGCTTAGGAAGATTTACGTAGCTAATGTGCCTTATGAAATGGCTTCGGATAAGCTTTTAGCTCATTTTGCTTTGTATGGTGAGATTGAGGAAGGTCCGTTAGGGTTTGATAAGCAGACTGGTAAGTGTAGAGGTTATGCTTTGTTTGTTTACAAGACTCCGGAGGGAGCTCAGGCGGCGTTAGTGGATCCGGTTAAGACTATTGAAGGAAGACAGCTTAATTGTAAATTGGCTATTGATGGGAAGAAAGGGAAGcaaggtggtggtggtggtggtggtgggtcTGGTTCAGATGGGAATCAGTCTTCGATGgggggtggtggtggtggtggacaTTCAGGGAATGCTTCGGCTCATCAACCTGGTGGTGGTCAATTTTCTGGGCCAGGAGGAATGGGATCTTACGCTGGCTTTTCTGGTCCTCCTTCTATgagtcatcatcatcataataaTCCAGTGGGAATGTCTGCAGTGGGTAATCAAGCGGCGTCGTCTTTGGGTGGTTCTGGGGGTGGATATGGTGGCCCTTTTAGTGGTTATGGTGGAGGACCTGGTTCTGCCGGTTATGGTGGATTAGGAGGTGGTCCAGGTGGTGTTGGTGGTGGTGCTTCGTCTATGTATAGATTACCTCCTAATTCAGGTGGAGGGCCTTCCGGTGGGTATCCAGAGAGTGGTCATTATGGGTTATCATCTTCTTCTGCTTATCCAGGTCAACACCATCACCAATCGGGAACTTCTCCTTTGCCAAGGGGTCCTCCAGGAGGAATGTACCCACCACCGCCTTATTATTAA